The sequence below is a genomic window from Lysobacter capsici.
CACGACCCAATGGGTGGACGATCACGGCTATCGCTCGCAAGTCAGCGAGCTGCGCATCGGCGCCAAACCGCTCGCCAAGCGCTGGATCGATGAGATCAACCGCCGCATTCCCGCCGAGGCGTATCAAGAGCGTCCCTGGCTGACCTGCAGCGGCGGCGGCGCGTCGATCGAGCTGCGTTTCGTCGATCGCAACGACGGCAGCGTCGCCCGCTCGCCGCGCCTGAAATTCATCGTGCATCGCGAAGGAACCGTAGAGTTTTTGGATTGATTCCAGCCATCGAACGCAAGGAGCCCGCCATGGCGAAGATCGGACAGAACAACACCAACCCGGACCTGGCCCAGACCGAGGAGCTCGCCAAGGATCTGGCCAGGCAGATCGAGGCCAAGAAGGATCATGAAAAGGTCGAATACGTCGCCGTGGTGTACAAGGACGGCGATGAATTGAAGACCACGCAATTGTTCTCGAAGGGCAGCTACAACTCGGCGCCGCTGAGCGACGCCATCGCGGCGGCCGGCGGCAAGGACAAGGTGCTCGCGGTGGTGCATAACCACACGCAGAAAAATGTCGACATGCAGTTCGACAAATCCACCGCGCAAGCGATGGAACGGCTTCCGTCGTCGCGGCCCCACGACAAGGACAACCCCGCCGACTGGGATGTGGCGCGCAAGCAGTTCGGCGATCGCACGGACGTGGCCTATTACCTGCTCGATCCCAAGGACAAACTGCGCCGCTACGACTACGCCGACCGCGAACATTGGATCGACGAAGTGAAACCGGCGACCGGACGTGAGGCGGCAAGCGGCAGCAAGACATTCCATCCTGCTCCGGAGATGGATATGCAGCCGTCGCTGAAGCCGGCGGAGCCGTCGCCGACGCCCGCATCGACGCCGGCCCTGGGCGACGCCACGGTTTCGCTGTCCGACCCTCGCGCCACGCGCTTGCAGACCCAGGCGCACGAAGCGGTCGCCCAAATGGAGGCCGGACTGGGCGTGGCCTGGACCGGCAACAGCGAACGCGTGGCCGCCTGCGTCGGGCGCCTGGCGTATCAGCAAGGCTTCGACGGCATCGTCGCGGTCGCGCCCAATCGCGCCACCGCCGATCACGCCGCCGGCGAGCTGATCTGCGTGCAAGGACGATCGTCGAGTCCGGACCCTTACGCCAATCGCGCCATCGTCGCGACCGCCGAAGCCATGGCGACGCCGGTCGAGGAATCGCAACGCCAGACTCTGGCGCTGCAGAACGAAAACGCGCGCCAGAGCCCGGCCGAGCCATCGCAGCAGGCTTCGATGTCGCGCTGAAGCTGCATCGCGGCCGACGATGCGTTCGGCAACAAAAAACCCCGCTTTCGCGGGGCTTTTTGCATCCACTATCGCGGCGAACTCAGGCCCACGGGTCGCGCAGCACCATGGTGTGGTCGCGGTCCGGGCCGGTGGAGACGATCGCCAGCTGGCAGCCGGCCAGTTCTTCCAGCGCGCGCAGGTAGGCGCGCGCGGCCGGCGGCAGCTTGTCCCACTCGGTGATGCCGTGGGTGTTTTCGTCCCAGCCCGGGAATTCCAGGTACACCGGCGTGCACTCGTCCCAGCCGGCCGCGTCCAGCGGCGCGTATTCGGTGCGCTTGCCGCGGTATTCGTAGGCGATGCAGATCTTCAGGGTCTTCATGCCGTCGAGCACGTCGAGCTTGGTGATGCACAGGCCGGTGATGCCGTTGATCGCGACCGCGCGCTTGAGCGCGACGATGTCGATCCAGCCGCAGCGGCGCGGACGGCCGGTGGTGGCGCCGTATTCCTGGCCGCGATCGCGGATGCCCTGGCCGACTTCGTCGTCGAGTTCGGTCGGGAACGGACCGCCGCCGACGCGGGTGGCGTAGGCCTTGGCGATGCCGAGCACGTAGTCGATCGAATCCGCGCCCACGCCGGTGCCGGCGAGTGCGCCGCCGACGGTGGTGTTGCTTGATGTGACGTAGGGATAGGTGCCGTGGTCGATGTCGAGCAGCGAACCCTGCGCGCCTTCGAACAGCACGCGCTTGCCCTGCTTGCGCAGGTCGTGAAGGATGCCGGCGACGTCGGACTTCATCGGCTCGACGTATTCGCCGAACGCCAGCGCTTCGTCGAGCGTCTGCTGGTAGTCGACCGCATCGACGCCGAGGTACTTGGTCAGCACGAAGTTGTGATAGTCCAGCGCGCTGCGCAGCAGTTCGGCGAGCTGGGTCGGGTAATGCAGGTCGGCGACGCGGATGCCGCGACGCGCCACCTTGTCTTCGTAGGCCGGACCGATGCCGCGGCCGGTGGTGCCGATGGCCTTGCCGCCGGCGGCCTTCTCGCGGGCCTGATCCAGGGCGATGTGGTACGGCATGATCAGCGGCGTGGCCGGGCTGATCTTCAGGCGCGAACGCACTTCCACGCCGGTTTCCTCGAGCTCGCCGATTTCCTTCTTGAGCGCGGCCGGGCTCAGCACCACGCCGTTGCCGATCAGGCACAGCGCGCCTTCGCGCAGGATGCCCGAGGGAATCAGGTGCAACACGGTCTTCTTGCCGCCGATCACCAGGGTGTGACCGGCGTTGTGGCCGCCCTGGAAACGCACCACCGCACCGATCCGCTCGGTCAGCAGGTCGACGATCTTGCCCTTGCCTTCATCGCCCCACTGGGCACCGAGAACGACGACTGACTGACCCATGAGTCCAAACTCCTGCGCTTGCTGTTGAAGCGGCGGTTGCCGCGAGGTCCGTCCGGTCCAGTCGCAGCCGATGCCGCGCCACAGGGCCATGAACGGAAAAAAGCCGGCGGGGATGGCCCCGTCCGGCTTTTGTGCATTATCCGGACTTCGGGGGGCCAAGGCCACCCCAAAACGGTCCGATCTTGGCCGGATCGGCGGCATCTGCGTGGCTTTGTTCATCCACTGGCCACGCAAAGCCCTGGCCGGCCCGGTAATCGACGGCCGACGCCCCTTCCGGGCCACAAAGCAAAACGCGGGCCCGGCCTTGCGCCGGGCCCGCCGTCGCCGGGCGGTCCGACGCGCCGGGCGACCTCAAGCGATGCCGCGGTTTACTTCTCCTGCGTCTGCGGCGCCGGCTGCGGTTGCGCCCGCGCGTCGACGTAGTCGTCCACGCCGTTCTTGTTCTGGTCCAGGCGACGGCCGCTGAGCTGGTAGTAGGTGCGCGAGGTCAGCGGGCCCTTGACGTAGGCGCGCTTGTCCGGATCCCAGTAGGTCGCGTTCGGCTCGACCGTGTTGGCGGTGAAGTAGACCGTGGTCGACGGGAACAGGTCGATGCTGGTGCCCGGACGGCAGTCGGCGGTGTCGGGGCCGTTGAGGAAGCTGTCGGACTGCGCGCGCTTGCAGTCGTCGGCGGTGATCACCTCGTACACGTGGCGCGCCTGGGTGAGCTTGGCGATCGGCACGCTGATGCCCTTGCCCGGCGACAGGGTGCTTTCGCGCACCAGGGTGCGGGTGGTGTTGGGCCACGGTTCGAACGGTTCGCCGGTGAAATCGGCGATGCGGCCGTTGGCGACCATCTGGTCCAGCGCCAGCACGCGCGGCAGTTCGCGCACTTCCAGGTTCTGCAGTTGCAGCGGCACCGCGGCGGGGCCGGCGACGTTGAACACGCCCAGGTTGAGGTTGCCGTTGATCGTGTCCAGGGTGCCGGCATCGAAGGCGTGCAGGCGCGGGTTCAAGGCCAGCGGGTTGCTCGCGCTGTCGCGCAGGGTGATGTCCTTGATCACGATCGGGTTCAAGGTCGACAGGCTGAAGTTCACCCCGGCGAACGAAGCGCCGATGTGGAACAGCACGCCGCCGGGCGCCTGGCCCGGAGGACCCGGCAGGCCGACGCAGCTGCCGGTGGCCCAGTTCGGGTTCGGCGTGCTCCATTTGACGATGTAGGGGTAATAGGTGCCGCCCTGGAAGGTCTCGGACGGACCGACCGGGCCGGTCACCGTCGGGGTGATCCACGGGCTGTTGCAGCCGCCGTAGAACCAGTCGATGGTCGGCGCGGTGGCGAGCGGATACAGCACGCGCAGTTCCAGGCTGTGGGCCGGATTCGCGTTCGGGTTGACCAGGTCCCAGTTCCACATGGTCTGCAGCGACAGGCCCAGGTTGGCGGCCAGGATCGAGAATTCGTTGTCGCTGAAATGACGCCGATACCCGGCGCGGTCCTCGGCGGTGAGGCTGCCGCCGGCGGGCATCACGTGATGCTTGTAGGTGTCCTCGCCCGGTCCGACGATGGTGTTGTGGGCCAGGCCGTAGTTATGCCCGGCCTCGTGCGCGGCGGTGCCGCCGATCGCGTTGGCCCAGCGGTCCAGGGTCGAGTTGGCGCCGTTGAGCGCGCCGCCGGGTCCGCCGGTCCAGTCCTGGTAGGTCTTGCCCCAGACATAGGAATAGTCGACCGCGGTGGTGTCGTTGGTGTTGACCGCCTGGGCCAGGCCGAACAGGCCGTCGGCCATGTCGGACTTGGTCGTCACCGCGACGATATTGCGGCGCGGGAAGGTCGCCGGCGGCAGGGTCGTGGTGTCGAGCACCTGGACGTTGAATTCGCAGTAGTCGAGTTCGACCACGTGCTTGACCGCGCCGCGCAGGGCCGCGGTGGTGCCGGTGTAGCTCGGCAGGTCGGCGGCGCTGAACGCCGCGGCCGGGTTGGTCACCGAGCCGGCCGAGAAGCCGAACGACGGGTACGTGATCGGCGCGGTCGGAAACACCAGGTACAGCTTGTTGGCTTTGTTGGACGGGTTGTAGGCCGGGCAGGTCGCCGCGAGCGCCGATCCGCTCAGCGACAGCAGGGCGAGCGCGAGCGCGGTGCGGCGCAGTGGTACGCATTCCTTCATGACGCGACTCCATGGTCGTGTAGGTGCTGCATGGGTATGCGTCGCGACGCGACGACGGGACGCGCCGCGCGGACGCGGCGAGTCGCATGGCCTGACGTCGCCGCTCGCGACGGAAGCGGCGCGATGCGCGCGTCGCGAACAGCCGTTGCCGTCGCCGCACGCATCCTTGCCGCGACTGGTTCTAGGCGCATGCGGGCCGCGGCGACAGGGCGAAAC
It includes:
- a CDS encoding adenylosuccinate synthase, whose amino-acid sequence is MGQSVVVLGAQWGDEGKGKIVDLLTERIGAVVRFQGGHNAGHTLVIGGKKTVLHLIPSGILREGALCLIGNGVVLSPAALKKEIGELEETGVEVRSRLKISPATPLIMPYHIALDQAREKAAGGKAIGTTGRGIGPAYEDKVARRGIRVADLHYPTQLAELLRSALDYHNFVLTKYLGVDAVDYQQTLDEALAFGEYVEPMKSDVAGILHDLRKQGKRVLFEGAQGSLLDIDHGTYPYVTSSNTTVGGALAGTGVGADSIDYVLGIAKAYATRVGGGPFPTELDDEVGQGIRDRGQEYGATTGRPRRCGWIDIVALKRAVAINGITGLCITKLDVLDGMKTLKICIAYEYRGKRTEYAPLDAAGWDECTPVYLEFPGWDENTHGITEWDKLPPAARAYLRALEELAGCQLAIVSTGPDRDHTMVLRDPWA
- a CDS encoding XVIPCD domain-containing protein encodes the protein MAKIGQNNTNPDLAQTEELAKDLARQIEAKKDHEKVEYVAVVYKDGDELKTTQLFSKGSYNSAPLSDAIAAAGGKDKVLAVVHNHTQKNVDMQFDKSTAQAMERLPSSRPHDKDNPADWDVARKQFGDRTDVAYYLLDPKDKLRRYDYADREHWIDEVKPATGREAASGSKTFHPAPEMDMQPSLKPAEPSPTPASTPALGDATVSLSDPRATRLQTQAHEAVAQMEAGLGVAWTGNSERVAACVGRLAYQQGFDGIVAVAPNRATADHAAGELICVQGRSSSPDPYANRAIVATAEAMATPVEESQRQTLALQNENARQSPAEPSQQASMSR